In Flammeovirgaceae bacterium, the sequence ATCCGCAAACTTTCAGAAATCGACCGGGCCATGATTATGATGGCACTTGACGAAGTGCCTTATGATGAAATTGCCGAAACGATGGGTATTACGCAAAACAATGTACGGGTACGGATGAACCGCATCCGTGAAAAGCTGAGAAAACTAATGAACGGATAAGTTATGGAAGAGTTCAATGATTTGAAATCCATCTGGAAGCAGCAACCTGCGGGCATTGATGCCAAAAACACCGATGAGATTGCCCGTATGTTACAGGGCCGAAGTACCTCCATTGTTACGAAACTTAAACGGAGCGTGTGGTTTGAACTTTCCTTCACCATCGCCAGCGGCATCGGGCTGGCCGTTTACGGTTTGTATGCAAAAAGCGGCCAGTTGAAATGGATGGTGCTTACCCTGGCCATAACCCTGGCAGCCTACATTTTTTACTATGCAAAAAAACTTAAACTGCTCAGCCGGTATGAACTTAGCAGGGGCAACCTGAAAACCAACCTCGAAAACCTTGTTGAAGGCCTGACCGCATACTTATCGTTTTATAAACGCAGCTACACCATTCTTTACCCGGTATTTTTCTGCATCGGATTGCTTTTTGGTGCACTTGATGCCGGGTGGGATAATTTTCTCCACCGGTTTACACAAACCGGGTTTCTGATTTGGTTTGTACTGGTTGCTACCCTTTTTATGGTAGGTGTTTTCAAAATTACCGACTGGTATCTTAAAAAGCTTTATGGCAACCATCTGGCAAAGTTGAAAGAACTACTCAACGAATTATCGGCATCCGGCTGAGGCGTTCACCCCAAAAATGGGCATTTCGCCCCGCAAAACACCAACAGGCCTGATTCTTATGAAAAGTTTGCTTCAATCGTTTCTTCTTTACCCGGTACTTCAAAACCATAAGTTATGGATTTCGTAATGGCCACAGGAAGAGCATATGAATCTGAAAACCAGGCTGCGTGAGCCATTCCCCTACTATTTGCAGGATGACCGCAGAAACCTTGCACTCATTGCGGTTATCAGCTTGTTTGTGGTGGTGTTTATGTTTGCCTTTAAAACCCCTGGCGATCACGACCTTACCTTACCGCAGCACTTTCTCTTCGGAGGGATTACCTTTCTGTGTCTGGTTATAACTATTATTGTCCTTCCAAAACTATTCCCTGCCTGGTTTGACCAGTGGACACTTGGTAAATACATCCTCATCAACATAGGGCATTTGTTCCTGATCGGGATGGCCAGTTCAGTGGTTGATATCGTTTACATTTGTCCCCACCTGTCGGTTGCCGAGAATCTCATCCAGGCTAACAGCCGTGTACTGATAAAAGGAGTAATACCCATTGCGCTTACAACGCTTATCATTCGTAATACCCAACTGCGGCAAAACCTGAGCAGCGCTTTACAGGCCAATCGGGAATTGCAAAAAATTCAACATCTAAAAACAGACTCCGGCAAGGAAACAAACCGTATTACCCTGCAAAGCGAAACCAGCGAAACACTGGAAGTTAACCTGCCCGATTTGTTATTTGTTGAGGCCGATGACAATTATTCAACTGTATTCTGGCGAAACGGGCCTGGTATTCAACATAAATTGTTACGGGCTAATCTCAAAAACATAGAAAACCAACTCAATAATTCATTTACGCTGCGGTGTCATCGATCGTTTCTGGTTAATATAAACGCCATCGATTCTGTTTCAGGCAATGCCAACGGATACAAACTAAAAATTCGAGATACCGATATCATCATCCCGGTGTCTCGGCAGAAGGGCAAAGAAGTAATGGAAAAAATTCACCAGCTTCGAAGCATGATGGAACTCGCCTGACCAACCACCCCATTTAAATTGCCAATAGCCCCAGAACTTTTTTCTTACCCCATTTGCTTTACTACTTACCCCAAACCAACGGATTTTACTTACCGCCAGTTTTGATTGGCGTTTATTTCAAAAAAAAATAACCGCTTATGAAAAAACTACTTGCCCTTACCATGCTGGTTGCTGGTGTTGCCGTCATCAGCCCGGCCCAAACACCACCACCCACAGAATACACAATTCAACTAAGCCAATCGAAACTGACCGTTAAACCCGGAGAAACCAAATCGGTAGTGCTGGCTCTTAATCGTTCAAAACGTTTCTCTGGCTATAAAGCTCAACTGGCCATTACATCCGTTTTGCCAACCGGCTTAAACGCCCGATTTGATCCTGCTGAAGGCCGGATTAACTCCAGCACGATCTACCTCGAGGCCTCCAATGAATTAAAGCCCGGACAATACCAGCTTACGGTACGGTGCGATTTGGGCCGTAAACTTAAAGCCACAGTGTTAACGGTAGTGGTAGCCGAAAATACATCTGAAGTGGCAACAAACTAATGGGTAATGCAGGTTTCGGTCTATTGCGACCGAACCTGCTTTAAGGTATAAATAACTTATTTTGTGAAAGGCAGTCGGCCAGGTGCCGGTAAACCGCCAGCCAGGCACCCGTGGTAGTAACTGATTTTGTGATTCGGGTTGCCAGCGACCCTTCACTAAAGATAATTTCCAGTTCGGGCTTCCATTTTTCAAGCGCATCGTTACCCCGGTAAATTAACCGGTCGAAAATATGCCTCCATAAGCTTCCGGCAGTTGTTTCCTTGCTGTTGAATCCAACCAGTTGCAGGTAAAGCTGATCGTGGATGATGGCCTGCTCGGCACGTTCAATGGTCAAATCGAGTATTGGCACAAGCGTTTCGGTGCGGCATTTCATCTGCGCCTCAAAGTCGCAAAACACCTCAGCTACCAGGGCCTTCACCGTTTCAATAAGTAAAGTAAGGATGGCCATTTCTGCTGCAGGGCATTCCTGCGAGTCCATGAGCCGCAGTTCGATGGAACCCCGATCGAAGCGGGGTACTGCACCACGGGCATTTACCCAAATGGGGTTAAGTATACCATTCGGATCATATGGCGCCAAATCGGACTTTATCTTTTCGTAAATGGTATTGAGGTAATTGCGTTTTGAAAAAACGGCTTCGGGTATAAGCCGGCCGGTAATGGATGGAATTTTCGACTGGTTGGTTTTATAGTATTTCAGTCGGGTATCGGCCGAGCCGGTTATCTTACCTTCAATCAAAGGTGAACTCGCGCACACTGCCGGTAAAATGGGCAGCACCAGCCGTACAGCAGCATGAAGCCGCGCAAATTCTTCATCGTCATAAAACGGCAGATTCAGATGCGTACTCTGCAGGTTTGACCAACCATGACCCCGGCAATCAAAAATTTTATTGTACATCTCATACACTTCGCTGCTTTCGTGAGGCCATAATTTTGTTTCGGTTAATGGATTAAACGATGGATGACAACCACCGGGCAACAGCCGGGCCTGCCAGGTTGAAAGAATGGCATTGATGCGTTTCACTTCATCGGCAAATGCATTTTCCAAGGCATTAAAATTTGATTCCGGTCGGGTGGACTTCAGTTCGATAACATGCAGCACCATTTCGTTTGACCAGGTAATTGCCTCACGGGTAAAATCGCTGCCGTAGTAACCCAGTTCATGCTTCAGTAACTCATCGGCTATAGGCTTAATGGTAAGCGTTTCGCTATCCACAATCATGTATTCCAACTCTACGCCATAACCCTGGAAAAGATGAATGCGTGAAGGTTGCGTCATGAGAGAGAGGTAATTGGTGTAAACTCGTTTTGGTTAATCACAGCAATTTAGAAATAATCAGGTCGAAAACTTCAACCAGTATAAGGATGATAATAATTAATTCCAGCAAACTGCTCTCACGCTGGTTGCTAATCTCCCGAAATACGGTAAGGTTTTCTTCAATGATGCGCATCATATACTCCAGCTCACTGAAGCGGACACGCAGGTCGAAGTGTTTAATCAACCCCTGGTGGAGCTTATCCAGGTACTCATCATCCCACACCAGTTCGGGCGCATCGAAAATGTAAATATTCTCGGCCACCTCGTTTTGGGTATTGAGCGCTTTGCCTATAAACCGCAGCATGTTCTTCCGGCTTATTTTCAGCTGGCCACTGGTTTCGAGGTGGTAAGTAAAGCCTTTTACTTCGGCCAGCAGTTGTTCGGTAACCGCATGGTAATGGTCCATGGCTACCGACTGGGCCAGGTTAAACATGGCGATGCGGATTACCTTTTCATCGCAGGTACTTAACACCACCTGGCCAAACTGAAATTGCATGTCACTTCCGGACTCAACCTGAAGAATGTGTTCATCGCGAAGCCATGGCGTAACCGGATTTTTATGAAAGGCCTGAACGGCTTTTACTGCCCATTTAATTTCGTCATCGGTGTATCCTGTAAAAACAATTACACCATAATTAAAATAGTATTGATACTTACCCCCTTCAAAACCATAAAACAATTCCGATGACAGATCGGCAATGGGTTTAATATCAAGGAAGTTTTTGATTCCCTTAATATCCAACTGGTTAGCCACCAGCAAGGCCGTAAGTTTAACGGTTTGTGCCATAACCTGCCCGCTGCCTTAAATTTAAAATAATGCATGCAACAAAAATGCATTAGCCTATTTTAAAGATATTTGCCGCTTAAATGAGCATGTTATGAATAAATTAATCAGTGTCATTCTGCTTACCGTTACATCATTCGTGGCGTATGGTTGGGGCCCAACCGGCCACCGCGTTACCGGATACATTGCCAATAAGTACCTGAACAAAAAAGCACGAAAAGCACTTGAACGCATTTTAGAAGGCCAGTCGCTGGCGATGGCCAGCACCTGGATGGACGAAGTGCGGTCTGATTCAACCTACAATTATATGACCGACTGGCACTGGGTAACTATACCGGATGGAATAACGTATGAAAACGCGGAAAAGAATCCCAATGGCGATGTGATTCAGGCCCTCGAACGAATTATTGCCGAACTGAAGTCGAAAAAATTAACTCCGCAGCAAGAACGGGAGCATATAAAAGTACTGATCCACCTGGTAGGCGATATCCACCAGCCGCTGCATGTGGGCCGCGGTAATGACCGCGGAGGTAATGACATTAAAGTAATGTGGTTCCGCACCGACAGCAACCTGCACCGGGTGTGGGACAGCGACATGATTGACGACACCAAACTGAGTTATACCGAACTGGCCGAATCACTCATTCTTCCTTCAGCTACCGATATTCAGGCTTTACAAAAAGCTTCCGTACGCGAGTGGGCTGCTGAAAGCATGACGTACAGAAAAAAGGTATACAACATCGGCAACAGCCGGTTAGGCTATACCTATTCTTACTTATACTTTGATGATGTTCGCCACCGCTTGCTGCAGGCCGGCATCCGGCTGGCCGGAGTGCTGAATGAGATTTATGGGAAATAGTGGCCAGCGCAGGTCACAAAGCCGATACTTAAAAATAATTTGTTCTTACTCCTTTTTTCTGTGCGGCAATTGCCCTACATTTTCTGATTAATCAGATAAAAAAGAACCTTCTTATGCAAAATCCAATTCAATTTTATTACAACCAATTTGAAGAAGTGCTGGTGGAATACAAAATTGATCCGGCCACCGCACGCGGCCAGCAGCCCGGCCAGTGGAACCTGAAACTCGGCTCCGCCAGTGTTTGGGTTGATATATTTCAATCTAAGGATGCGCAGGGCAACCTGACCAACTACGGGTACTTCCAGGTTATGGCTCCGGTTTGTGATGTACCCGTAAACAACCAACACTTGTTCACCAAGGAACTGCTGGAGATTAACCACTCGCTGTACGGTGTTGCTTTTACCATCTTTCAGGAAAAAGCCTATATCAAAGCCATCCGTGAGCTACAAGGGCTTGATAAATCGGAAATAAAAACCACACTCGACAGGGTGGGTATTTATGCCGATGACTACGATGACAAACTGAAAGCAAAATACTTTGCTTTTTCAGGCGGAGGCAGGGGATAATCCCGCGTTGCATTATTTTTTACCAACACTAAAGCCGATAGGCTTTTTGCCGGAATCGTATTCCCTGATTTCAAATTCTTTCACATCATCAAAAATGATGGTGCGCATCAAGTCAGCGGTGCGATCTTCCTTTTTCATAGCTGCCAGGCGCAGGTGCTGATTTTTAACCGCTTCGCCAACCACCTGCCGTACAGTGCGGGCGTTGCCAAAATGCTTATCGCGATTGGCGTGCAGGAAAGTAAAATAGTTCTTCAGGTGTGCAGTTGCCGGGTCATCAGGCTGTACTTCTTCACGCTTGAAAATAGATAAGGCAATGGTGAGCATATCCTCCGGTGAGTAATCCTCAAACACGAAATACTTATCGAAGCGCGAACGCAACCCCGGATTGGAATTGATGAACTCGTGCATGTTATCGGTATAGCCGGCCACAATCACCCCAAACTTTCCGCGAAAATCTTCCATCCGTTTTAGAATGACCTGAATAGACTCCGCACCAAAATCGTGTTGCGACCCGCGTTCGTTAGCCAATGCGTAAGCTTCGTCAATAAAAAGAATGCCGCCCATGGCTTCCTCAATCTTTTCGGCCGTTTTAATAGCCGTCTGACCAACATAGCCGGCAACTAACCCCTGCCGGTCAACCTCTACTAAATGTCCCTTTTCCAGGATACCCAGTCCTTTATAAATCTTGGAAAGAATTCGTGCAACGGTGGTCTTTCCTGTTCCCGGATTGCCTGTAAATACCGAATGGAGTGAAAATTTGTTTAAGAAATCCTTTCCGGTTTCCTGGTAAAACTTTACAAGTTTTACCATTTCGTTAACATCTTCCTTAACTGTTTTAAGGCCGGTTAACGCATCCAGTTCAGCCAAACTTTCATTCAATATTTCATCCAGGCTTTTATCGGTTAACGGATTAGCCAAGGTGGTTGATTTGGCAAACTGGTTCGGATCGGTGATTAGCGCTACAGTTCCTTCCTGGGCACTATCGCCCACCTGAAACACCACCGAGGCGATAAGGGTGTCCATAAATACAACCTCCATGGTATAGGTATCGGTTTTCCAGGAACCGGGTACATCGTTACCCCAGGAGGGGTAAAGGTTATACACCTGGCCGGCCGTATTTGCCGGTATGTAAACAAGCCGTGTACTGCGCCCTTTTAACTGGCCGGCATCATCGCAGAAGTTGAAGAATAACTCGGCATAGTAATCGGTTTGTGTTTTATTCTTAAAGCAAAATTCTCCCCAGATGTACCGGGTGTCTTTCTGGTTAAAGCGGCTCAGGTATTTTTTTTCGGGCTGGGTTGATGCCTGGGCATCGCCTTCAAACAGCTTAATGTGTTGGATATCGAAAAAACGGTTTTCGCCTGGGGCCGAAGGCCCCAGGTCTTCAACAAAAAATTTGGCTTCACCAACCAGTACGCCATTCAGGTAGGCTTCCCAGGCATAGTTACCGCGCAGCCAGTAGGCACCCGGTGCAGCGTTACCCCAGGAATCGCGGATGTAAACAATGTTTTCGTCTTTCAATACCTTGCGTTGTTGCTCCAGGCTGCACAGTTCCTGCTTGCCGCTTTGTGCAAAATGGAAGCATTTCAGGGTAACAGTTACATCCCATTCGGCTTCGTCAAATAGTTTATTATAAAATGAGAGTTCAGCACGCATAAACGTGGTCTCGTACCGGTCGTACACCTGGCGGTACTTTTTGGTGCCATCAGCCATCCATTCATCGGAGGCATGGACTTTTAAATCGCGGAATTTGTAATTGGTGGTTACAGGCGCAGAGCCGGTATTTTCCGGACGATTCTGATTATTTTCAAGCGACATGCGAAGAGTTTTGCCGCATAAGTTAGAAACGCGGTAAGCATTTTCAAAGCATGCAACCAGCTTTAACTAATATGTGGTTTGGCGGCCTGGAGGGAAGAGGGAATGGTGGTCTCACCGGGAGTCGAACCCAGATCAAGAGTTTAGGAAACTCCTATTCTATCCATTGAACTATGAGACCAGGCAAATGGCAGAACCAAAACTATTAAGCTCGCTTTAGCGAGGTGCAAAGGTAAAAAAAACGATCGGATAGCAATTATCCGGATTTAACAAATCAAAATTATCATGCTTGAACTATTTTTTAACAAGACGTTTTGTGGATGGTGTCTTTTTGTTTTGCAACAGCAAAAAAGTATATAAACCTGACTTTAGATTGTTACCATCAAGTTCAAGGCTATTTTCTCCGAAAGATTCCTCAAACTGCGCCCGGTAAACCACACGACCGGTTATATCCATAACAAGAACCGATGCATTTCCTGGATTGTGTGTTGTGTACCGAACGGTAAATTTTTCATCGAATGGATTGGGATAAACTTCCAAGGGTGTAGTCTGGTTGTCTGTCTCAATGCCGGTAACACGATCAACAATGGCATCGAACTGAATAACCGTTGAAGCATTATAATTATCGGTTGCCGTAATTGTAATTTTTGTTGTGCCTGAAAGGCGCGGGTTAATTGTTAAAGTAGAACCCGTCATAGAAACCGTGGCAAATTGCGGCAAGCTTGATGAAACACTGAACGTCAGGGGGTCTCCGTCCGGATCGTAGAATACATCATCAAGCAAAATCTGCAAAGGATCGACAGTTAATAGCTGGGGCCCGGGCGCTGCAGTAACCTGCGGATGTTTGTTTGGCAGTGTAAATAAGAGCCTGACGGGTACCTGGGGGTTTTCAGCATCATTTGAATTAATTACTAAAGTATAATCGAGGAATGGATCACCGAAAAAGGCAGGATTAAATGTAATGTCAATAACTTCTTCCTCCAACCGGTGCAAAGCTCCAGATGATTTACTTGCACTAAGGTTGAATGGAAGCACACCAGCAATGTTCCAAGTAAGTGTTTCTTTTCCTTTATTTTTAATTCGCAGAGCAAACGTTTGAGGTATTACCCTGTCCACGGTGTCCTTAATTTCACCGGGCACTACAATCGAAGGCGCAGGATTCATAACCTTCATATTTACTGTTACCGGGATTAAATTATTTACCGGATCGTTTGAGGCAATATTCAGTAAGCCCTGATATTGGCCCACTGATAAACTATACGAACTGACATTTACCCCCAACTGTGTATTTTGTACAGCTTCCAATTTTCCGGCCAACGGCACCGGTCGTAACCAATTGAGGATATTCTTTGGTTTAAATCGGGCAAATCCTGGCCCACTCCGGCCCTGAATAAAATAAACGCCTTGATAGTCTGGCTGATTACTGACTATTATTCCGCCATCGTTAACTTCAAACTCCTCGAATAAATACGTGCTCCACACATTATATCCTATATCATATTCATACACATACGTTAACTGTTCTTTACCATAAGCATAGTACCTGTTTCGTACCGGGTCAATTGCGCTGCCTAATACGGCAGAGCCGGGCATCGCAGGTAAATTTTCCCATGCTTCGGTGAAGATGTTAAAACGTGCAAAACCATTTCCTGAACCTCCATGGGCATAAACAAATCCATTATGATATTGAAGTCCGCCCTTACCATCCAGAAACACGAGCGAAGGAAGGGGTAAATTTTTCCATGTTTTAGTTGCCAAATCATATCGCATAAAGTTGCCCCCTCCTGCAAGGTAAAGGGCAGTTCCATCGGTTGTTATGGTTCCGGTGCCTGCGCCAAGTTGATTGGGTATTACCGACCAGTTACGAAGGATCATATGAAAAATATAGAGATTCAGCGAGTCGTCTGAATAAACACAATACATTCGGTTATTTAGTATAACGGCCCCTCCTGATTTATTGTTGCCTACTCCAATATGGGTATTGAAAGACTGAACCCAGGTATCACTTGACGGTTGATACCGGTAAACACGGTTATAGTAAAGGTGTTGCGCATACAGGGTCTTAGTTGCAGGGTCTACTACCAAACTCGTCAATTCGGCAGGCGATGGCTTTAGCAACGTAAAATCATTTACGGGAATAGGAAATTCAGTATTCGAGTAAACTTTCCAGGCAAGTTCACTGCCTCCTGTATTCTGAAGAATGACAGATTCGGCCAGAATTTCATCCTGAAATAACTCTACTTGCAACTCAGCAACATCAGTTGATGCCACCGGTGGATTAACACCGGTGCCCGTTACCGGAATAGCATACGTACTTTCATTGGGATCGTTGGATTGAAAAACAAGGTTACCTGCATATGAATCAGTACCTTCCGGTTGGAAGGTAACCCCAATCGCCAAACTTTGCATAGGCATCAATTCAACGGGGCCTGTTTCAGAAATGCCGAAGGCAGGATTTGTTGATTCGATAGAGGTGATTTGCAACGGCAGCACTCCTTTGTTCACCAGGTTGACTTGCGTTGAATGCGTATAACTTACAAAGCGGTCACCGAAATCAACTACTTGCGGATTGGTATAAATACCGGGTGCACTTATCACCGTAAGTATTACCTGCACTTCCGCCCTTATTTCACCCTGGTGCCATAAAACAAATTTTCCGTTATAGGTTCCACCTGTCAGCCCAGTGGCATCAATTGTTACCGGAATCAATAATGATTCCCCTGCCGGCAGGTAACCAAATGAACGACTAGGCAGCCACGACTCATCGGAATCAATAAAATAATCCATTAATCCGCCTCCCGTATTACTTAAAGTAAGGTATTGAACAAGTGTATCTCCGGACATCAGATTGACAATTAATGAGGACGGTATTAATTGAGGAACAGGTGAAGTAGTTACATTCATTGAAAAGGACCACGCAACTGCCGACTCGTCAGGGTCATTATTGGTAAACGTGATTTGACCCTGCAACAAACCTTCGTGTGAAGGAAGAAAATAAGCAGTTACCGATTTTTCTTCACCCGGTGGCACAATAAGGTTGGAAGAAGAAACAGAAACATCAGGGTGGTTAGGTGCAATGTCAGTGACGTATAGAAATGCCGTTCCGGTATTCTTTACGCGAACAGGCAAACCAAATTCCTTACCTAACCAGACTACACCAGGTACCAAACCATTACCGGTAACCGAGATATCAGGTGCACCAACAACAGTTAATGTCAAAGGAACTTCTTTGCTTAAAAACGGGTGATTCCCCTTAACCAGAATATTACCCGTATAAGTACCATCAATCAATACAGAGGCATCCAAAATTATATTTATGACCTGGCTTTGTCCGGGCGAGAGAGTGCCTCCGTGTGTTCCAAAGGAAATCCATTCGGGGGCTGGCGGAGTTTCATAGTAACCGAACGATGTTCCGTTCATTTCAACAAAATAAAATCCGCTGTACCCAGCCTTACTTACATAGATAGGATTTGATGCCGAGTTTAATGGAGATAGAAGAGTTGTCCATTCACCCTCTAATATGTCCAAAACAGAAATCTGATTTACAGCAGGATTAGA encodes:
- a CDS encoding AAA family ATPase; this translates as MSLENNQNRPENTGSAPVTTNYKFRDLKVHASDEWMADGTKKYRQVYDRYETTFMRAELSFYNKLFDEAEWDVTVTLKCFHFAQSGKQELCSLEQQRKVLKDENIVYIRDSWGNAAPGAYWLRGNYAWEAYLNGVLVGEAKFFVEDLGPSAPGENRFFDIQHIKLFEGDAQASTQPEKKYLSRFNQKDTRYIWGEFCFKNKTQTDYYAELFFNFCDDAGQLKGRSTRLVYIPANTAGQVYNLYPSWGNDVPGSWKTDTYTMEVVFMDTLIASVVFQVGDSAQEGTVALITDPNQFAKSTTLANPLTDKSLDEILNESLAELDALTGLKTVKEDVNEMVKLVKFYQETGKDFLNKFSLHSVFTGNPGTGKTTVARILSKIYKGLGILEKGHLVEVDRQGLVAGYVGQTAIKTAEKIEEAMGGILFIDEAYALANERGSQHDFGAESIQVILKRMEDFRGKFGVIVAGYTDNMHEFINSNPGLRSRFDKYFVFEDYSPEDMLTIALSIFKREEVQPDDPATAHLKNYFTFLHANRDKHFGNARTVRQVVGEAVKNQHLRLAAMKKEDRTADLMRTIIFDDVKEFEIREYDSGKKPIGFSVGKK
- a CDS encoding RMD1 family protein is translated as MAQTVKLTALLVANQLDIKGIKNFLDIKPIADLSSELFYGFEGGKYQYYFNYGVIVFTGYTDDEIKWAVKAVQAFHKNPVTPWLRDEHILQVESGSDMQFQFGQVVLSTCDEKVIRIAMFNLAQSVAMDHYHAVTEQLLAEVKGFTYHLETSGQLKISRKNMLRFIGKALNTQNEVAENIYIFDAPELVWDDEYLDKLHQGLIKHFDLRVRFSELEYMMRIIEENLTVFREISNQRESSLLELIIIILILVEVFDLIISKLL
- a CDS encoding LytTR family transcriptional regulator; the encoded protein is MNLKTRLREPFPYYLQDDRRNLALIAVISLFVVVFMFAFKTPGDHDLTLPQHFLFGGITFLCLVITIIVLPKLFPAWFDQWTLGKYILINIGHLFLIGMASSVVDIVYICPHLSVAENLIQANSRVLIKGVIPIALTTLIIRNTQLRQNLSSALQANRELQKIQHLKTDSGKETNRITLQSETSETLEVNLPDLLFVEADDNYSTVFWRNGPGIQHKLLRANLKNIENQLNNSFTLRCHRSFLVNINAIDSVSGNANGYKLKIRDTDIIIPVSRQKGKEVMEKIHQLRSMMELA
- a CDS encoding YbjN domain-containing protein: MQNPIQFYYNQFEEVLVEYKIDPATARGQQPGQWNLKLGSASVWVDIFQSKDAQGNLTNYGYFQVMAPVCDVPVNNQHLFTKELLEINHSLYGVAFTIFQEKAYIKAIRELQGLDKSEIKTTLDRVGIYADDYDDKLKAKYFAFSGGGRG
- a CDS encoding S1/P1 nuclease, which codes for MNKLISVILLTVTSFVAYGWGPTGHRVTGYIANKYLNKKARKALERILEGQSLAMASTWMDEVRSDSTYNYMTDWHWVTIPDGITYENAEKNPNGDVIQALERIIAELKSKKLTPQQEREHIKVLIHLVGDIHQPLHVGRGNDRGGNDIKVMWFRTDSNLHRVWDSDMIDDTKLSYTELAESLILPSATDIQALQKASVREWAAESMTYRKKVYNIGNSRLGYTYSYLYFDDVRHRLLQAGIRLAGVLNEIYGK
- a CDS encoding glutamate--cysteine ligase; translation: MTQPSRIHLFQGYGVELEYMIVDSETLTIKPIADELLKHELGYYGSDFTREAITWSNEMVLHVIELKSTRPESNFNALENAFADEVKRINAILSTWQARLLPGGCHPSFNPLTETKLWPHESSEVYEMYNKIFDCRGHGWSNLQSTHLNLPFYDDEEFARLHAAVRLVLPILPAVCASSPLIEGKITGSADTRLKYYKTNQSKIPSITGRLIPEAVFSKRNYLNTIYEKIKSDLAPYDPNGILNPIWVNARGAVPRFDRGSIELRLMDSQECPAAEMAILTLLIETVKALVAEVFCDFEAQMKCRTETLVPILDLTIERAEQAIIHDQLYLQLVGFNSKETTAGSLWRHIFDRLIYRGNDALEKWKPELEIIFSEGSLATRITKSVTTTGAWLAVYRHLADCLSQNKLFIP